AGCCGCACGGTGCCGGCGAAGTGGACGTCCTCGTCGTGGATCGTGACGTGGCGCGGGTCGACGTGGAGGTAGCCGTCCTCCGGGTCCGCGGCCGGGTCCACGCCTGCGAGGTCGAACCTCTTGATGGTCGCCGCGACGAGCCGGTCCAGCTGGGCGGGCCCGATCCGACCTGCGACGGCGGCGACCTGGGCGTCGACGAACCGTGCCGCTTCGACCGTCAGCTCCGGCGTCGAGTGGATGGTGACCTCCGCAACGGCACGCGCCCGCCAGGCAGGAACCGATCCGGCGTGGACCTGCGCCCACAGGCGCGGAAGTCGGTGGCGCAGCTCGAGCGCGTGGCCGATGAGCTTCTTCGCCGAGACGCTGGTGATGCCCAGGACGGTGCCGAGCTCGGCGACGCAGAACTCCGCCACCAGGGGCGTGCCCGGTCCGGCGATGGGCTCCTCGTGCTCACACCCCGCCACGGTGAACGATGCGGCGGAGTGGATGGACTCCGGCGGGTGAAGGTCGGCCCAGCGGGCGGCGAGGTCGAGCTGGCGGGCGGCTTCGGTGTTCTCGATCGAGCGAGACGCCCTCATCGAGGCGAGCAGGGCTGCGGGGCCGAGGGCGTCTGCCCCGGCCTCTGCTCCTGCTTCCAGTCCCTCGATCATGCGTTCGACTCTAGGGGAAGGGTCCGACAACGGCCTGGGCCTCGATACGCCTCGCTCGTTCCTCGCTCGGCTACTCGACCACCGAGGAAGGGTGGTTTCGAGGCTCGCTGCGCTCGCACCTCAGCCACCGAAGGGTCAGCGCGGGAGCAGCCCTCGCTAGGGTCGAGACCATGCGCCGCGCATCGCACCACCTCGGCATCGGGGTCGCCGATCGCGCCGGGTCGTCGTGAGGCGGGGGACGCAGGTGTGGGCGGCCGTCGTCGCGTTCGCCGGCTGGTTCGTGGTCCTGTGCGGGCTCCGGCTGGCGCCGGTGTCCGTGGACCAGGAGGTGGACCTCGAGGGCGGCGGGAGCTTCGCAGCGGCCTTCTCGGTCTACTGGCCGGCGCTGGGCATCACCGTGCTCGTCGCGGCCGTGGCGATCTACGCCGCCGTCACCCGTGCGTGGACCACGGCCGCACTGGTCGTCAGCGCCATGACCGCGGTGTGGTCGGCGTGGGCGCTCTCGCAGGGCTACGTCATGGACCACCGGCCCACCCTCGACAACTACGTCTGGACAGGTCTGGCGCTCGCCGCGACGGCGACGGTCCTCGCCACGTCGGCCCGGGGCGGACCGCGGGTCTAGGTTGCGCAGCGAGCAGCACGTCGCGCTCTACGTCGAGAGCTCCGAGGGGTTCGAGGTCCAGGTCGTCGCGGGGGACTGACCTCCCCAAGGGTGGTCGCGGCAGGCGCCGGACCGGGGCTAGGTTGGCCCGTGGCCCAAAAGAACCTCGGGAGGCACGCGTGAGCTCGGACACCCTGATCGACGCCAACTGGCTCGACTACTCGCTGGTCGCGATCTACTTCGGATTCGTCCTCGGCATCGGCGTGATGGCCCGCCGCTCGGTGTCCGACTCGATCGACTTCTTCCTCTCGGGTCGCTCGCTGCCCGCGTGGGTGACCGGCCTGGCCTTCATCTCCGCGAACCTCGGCGCCGTCGAGATCATGGGCATGTCCGCGAACGGCGCCCAGCTCGGCCTGCCGACCTTCCACTACTTCTGGGTCGGTGCCGTCCCGGCGATGCTCTTCCTCGGCGTCGTGATGATGCCGTTCTACTACGGCTCCAAGGTGCGCTCGGTGCCGGAGTTCATGTTCCGGCGCTTCGGCACCGGCGCCCACCTCGTCAACGCCATCAGCTTCGCGGTCGCCCAGCTGCTGATCGCGGGCGTCAACCTCGCTCTCCTCGCCGGCATCGTGCGCGCCCTGCTGGGCTGGCCGATCTGGGTCTCGCTGATCGTCGCCGGGGCGGTGGTGCTGTCCTACATCACGCTGGGCGGACTGAGCGCGGCGATCTACAACGAGGTGCTGCAGTTCTTCGTCATCGTCGCCTCCCTGCTTCCCCTGACGCTCATCGGCCTGAACCGCGTCGGCGGCTGGGACGGGCTGACCGACAAGATCAGCGCTGCGTCGGCGGGGGCGTCGTCGGCGTCCGACGCGCCACCGGCCGCGCAACAGCTGAACGCCTGGCCGGGCCAGGCGCTCTCCGGCTTCGACTCCCCGATCCTGTCGGTGGTCGGGATCGTCTTCGGCCTGGGCTTCGTGCTGTCCTTCGGCTACTGGACGACCAACTTCGTCGAGGTCCAGCGGGCGATGGCCTCCGACTCCATCTCCGCCGCCAGGAAGACGCCGATCATCGGCGCCTTCCCCAAGATGTTCGTGCCCTTCATCGTGATCGTGCCCGGCATGGTCTCCGCGGTCCTGGTCGCGGAGATGATCGAGCTCAAGGACGGCGGCACTCCCACGGGTGGTGCGTCCGGCGACGTGACCTACAACGACGCCCTGCTCCTGCTGATGCGCGACGTCCTGCCCAACGGCCTCCTCGGCCTCGCGATCGCCGGCCTCCTCGCGGCCTTCATGGCCGGCATGGCGGCCAACATCTCCGCCTTCAACACCGTCTTCTCCTACGACCTGTGGCAGCGCTACATCCGCAAGGACCACAGCGACGACTACTACCTGCGGATCGGTCGCCTGGCCACGGTGGGAGCGACGGTCATCGCGATCTTCACCGCCCAGATCGCACTCGGCTACGACAACGTCATGAACTACCTCCAGACGCTGTTCGGGTTCTTCAACGCCCCTCTGTTCGCGACGTTCATCCTCGGCATGTTCTGGAAGCGGATGACCCCGACGGCCGGCTGGGTGGGCCTGGTGGCAGGCACGCTCTCGGCGATCGCGGTCGACCGCACCGCGGCGGCGGGTGTCTTCGAGCTGTCCGGGCAGGGGGTGGCGTTCCTCGCGGCGTCGGTCGCGTTCGTCGTCGACATCGTGCTGAGCGTCGTGGTGTCGCTGGTGACCAAGCCCAAACCTGCCGAGGAGCTCCGGGGCCTGGTCTACTCCGAGACGCCCCGCGAGGACCGCACCGACCCCCATGAGGCGTCGTACCCGTGGTACCGGCGCACGGCACCGCTCGCCGGCATCGCGCTCGCGATGGTCATCGTCCTCAACTTCGCCTTCTGAGAGGGGCCAGCATGTCCACGACGACGTCCGAGACCGACGGCGGGCCCAAGAAGGCCGGCCTCTTCGACATCCGCAACATCATCGGCGCCCTGCTGGCGCTGTACGGCGTGATCCTCTCGCTGGCCGGGCTCCTCGGCGAGCACGAGCCGGAGAAGACCGGTGGGGTGAACGCCAACCTCTGGACCGGCCTGGCGCTGCTCGCGGTGGGGCTGGGCTTCTTCGCCTGGGCGAAGCTCCGGCCGATCGTCGTACCCCCCGACGTCGACGGCCCCGACGACGACCCGAGCCGCCCGGCGCCCCAGCGCAAGCGACCGCCGGCGCACTGAGGCCGACCCGGCAGGCGATAACCTCCTCGCGATGCTGCGCGCCCGACTCCTCACCCTCGTCCTGCTCGTCCTCGCCCCCCTGCTCTCGGCGTGCGCGGGCGACGAGCCGACCATCGCGCTGCTGGTCGCCGACGGCTCCGACACCGCCTCGCGCGCGGTCGACGCAGAGGCCTTCACCGAGCGCGTCGAGGCGACCTGCGACGAGTGCCAGGTCGCGGTGTACGACGCCGAGGGCGACGCGGCTGCGCAGGTGAGCCAGGCCCGCCAGGCCGAGGCCGACTCGGCCGACGTGATCGTCGTGGTGCCCGTCGACGTCGACGAGCTCGCGTCGCTGACCGCCCGCGACCTGCCCGTGGTGTCGATGGGCGAGCCGGTGCCGGCCTCGGACCGCTTCGTGGGCCTCGAGCGCGGGGAGGTGGTGCGGCAGGAGGGCTCCGACC
This sequence is a window from Nocardioides sp. S5. Protein-coding genes within it:
- a CDS encoding sodium:solute symporter family protein; the protein is MSSDTLIDANWLDYSLVAIYFGFVLGIGVMARRSVSDSIDFFLSGRSLPAWVTGLAFISANLGAVEIMGMSANGAQLGLPTFHYFWVGAVPAMLFLGVVMMPFYYGSKVRSVPEFMFRRFGTGAHLVNAISFAVAQLLIAGVNLALLAGIVRALLGWPIWVSLIVAGAVVLSYITLGGLSAAIYNEVLQFFVIVASLLPLTLIGLNRVGGWDGLTDKISAASAGASSASDAPPAAQQLNAWPGQALSGFDSPILSVVGIVFGLGFVLSFGYWTTNFVEVQRAMASDSISAARKTPIIGAFPKMFVPFIVIVPGMVSAVLVAEMIELKDGGTPTGGASGDVTYNDALLLLMRDVLPNGLLGLAIAGLLAAFMAGMAANISAFNTVFSYDLWQRYIRKDHSDDYYLRIGRLATVGATVIAIFTAQIALGYDNVMNYLQTLFGFFNAPLFATFILGMFWKRMTPTAGWVGLVAGTLSAIAVDRTAAAGVFELSGQGVAFLAASVAFVVDIVLSVVVSLVTKPKPAEELRGLVYSETPREDRTDPHEASYPWYRRTAPLAGIALAMVIVLNFAF
- a CDS encoding calcium uniporter family protein, with the translated sequence MSTTTSETDGGPKKAGLFDIRNIIGALLALYGVILSLAGLLGEHEPEKTGGVNANLWTGLALLAVGLGFFAWAKLRPIVVPPDVDGPDDDPSRPAPQRKRPPAH